In the genome of Pontibacter actiniarum, the window AAGCGCTGGGCGCAGAGGGAACAACTATCGACACGGCTTCTCCTTTCTATGTGAAGCAGGGGAACGACGCCAACATGATCCGTCTGGTGAATGAGATGAACGCCGGTACGGTTGGTGCCGTGTTCTTCTACGGTGCGAACCCGGTTTACAGCTATCCACAGCAAGAGAAGATCATCAGCGGCCTGAAGAAGGTAGAGCTGAGAGTTTCTTTCGCTGACAGAGTAGAAGAAACAGCTGAGTTTGCAGAGTTCGTAACGCCAGACAACCACTTCCTGGAGTCTTGGAACGACTTTGAGCCGAGAAAAGGCTTCCTGAGCTTGGCACAGCCGGCTATCAGCCCGATTTTCACAACGCGCCAGATGCAGGACAGCCTGCTGGCCTGGAGCGGCAACAATACGAACTTCTACGAGTACCTGCGCAACAACTGGAGATCGGCTACGCCGTCCAGCGCGAAGGACTTTAACACGTTCTGGGAGAAAGTAGTGCACGATGGTGTACTGGAGAACGGTACCAGCATGCTGACAGTAAACACAACGGCTGCCCCGGGAGTACCTGGAGCGGTAAAAGTGATTAAGTCAAGCGCAATCGAAGCGGTACTGTATGAGAAAGTAAGCATCGGTACTGGCGAACTGACCGGTAACCCATGGTTACAGGAGCTTCCGGACCCGATCTCAAAAGCAACCTGGGGTAACTATGTGGCAATGCCACGTAAGATGGCCGAGGAAATGCAAGTGGTTCAGGGCGATGTGCTGAAAGTAACCATGCCGAACGGGCAAACCATAGAGCTTCCGGCCCTGATGCAGCCAGGACAGGCAAACGGAACGGTAAGTATAGCCATGGGCTATGGACGTAACGTGGAGTCTATGCCAGTTGCCAACGGACTGGGTGCCAATGCCTACCCTGTTGCTACAATCGTGGACAACGTTGTGCTTTACACAGGCCCGGTAACGCTTGAGAAAACAGGTGCTACGTCGCCTATCGCACAAACGCAGACGCACCACACCATCATGGACCGTCTGGTAGTACAGTCAAGCACACTTGCTAAGTATAAAGAGAATCCGAAGGAGGTAACGGAGTATATCCGTATTGCAACGCACGAAGGCCCTGTAAAGCCAGCGGTTATCTCTCTTTGGGATGATTATGAGTACAAGAACCACCACTGGGGAATGGTTATCGACCTGAACTCCTGTATTGGTTGCGGTGCCTGTACTATGAGCTGTAATGTTGAGAACAACATTCCGGTAGTAGGTAAGGCAGAGGTTCTGAACCGCCGTGAAATGCACTGGATGCGTATAGACAGATACTACAGCGCAGTAGAGCACGAGGAGAAGGATTTCGCAGCCATGGAGGATCCGGCAGAAAACCCATCTACAATCTTCCAGCCAATGCTTTGCCAGCACTGTAACCACGCTCCATGTGAGACTGTGTGCCCGGTGGCTGCCACAATGCACAGCTCAGAAGGTATCAACCAGATGGTATACAACCGCTGCGTAGGTACACGCTATTGCGCAAACAACTGCCCTTATAAAGTAAGACGCTTCAACTGGTTCTCTTACGCCAACAACGACAAGTTTGGCTTCAATGAACCGATGAACAGCGACTTAGGTAAAATGGTCCTTAACCCTGATGTAACAGTACGTGGCAGAGGTGTTATGGAGAAATGCTCGTTCTGCGTGCAGCGTGTGCAGCTGGGTAAACTGGAGGCGAAACGCGAAAACAGAAGACCTAAGGACGGTGAAATCGTTACAGCCTGTGCTCAATCTTGCCCAACGGAAGCTATTGTTTTCGGTGACATGAAAGATCCGGAGAGCCGTGTGTCTAAAATCCTGGCTCGTCAGAATGGAGAGCGTGCTTTCCACGTGCTGGAAGAGCTTAACACACAGCCAAACGTAACGTACCTGACTAAAATTAGAAACTTAGCTTAAATAAAATTTCGATAGCGTTATGCAGCATGTATCTCCGATAAGAGAGCCTCTTGTAACGGGGGGGAAAACATACCATGACATCACCGAGGATGTCTGCAGACAAGTGGAGGCCAAGCCCAACCCGCGTTGGGCTGCCGCCTTTGCAGTGTCGTTGGTTGGCTTAGGTATTTTCTTCTACTCCGTATACCGTACCCTGTGGTTCGGCATTGGTGAGTGGGGCTTGAATAAAACTGTAGGCTGGGCATGGGATATCACCAACTTCGTGTGGTGGGTAGGTATCGGCCACGCCGGTACGCTTATCTCAGCAGTATTGCTGTTGTTCCGCCAGAAGTGGCGTAGCTCCATTAACCGTGCAGCAGAGGCGATGACGATCTTCGCCGTAATCTGTGCGGCGATGTTCCCGGTACTGCACATGGGCCGCCCATGGCTGGCTTACTGGGTGCTTCCTTTGCCAAACACCTTTGGCTCGCTTTGGGTTAACTTTAACTCACCGCTCCTTTGGGACGTATTCGCGATCTCTACTTACTTCTCGGTATCACTGGTATTCTGGTACATCGGTCTGATCCCGGACTTTGCAACCATCCGTGACCGTGCAACTGGCCCGATCGCCAGAAGAGCCTACGCGCTTCTGTCTATGAACTGGACTGGCTCAGCTAAATCATGGTCTCGTTACGAGACGGTGTCCCTGATCCTGGCCGGTGTGGCTACGCCGCTGGTACTTTCTGTACACACCATCGTATCCATGGACTTTGCAACCTCGGTTATCCCGGGCTGGCATACAACAATCTTCCCTCCATACTTCGTGGCTGGTGCGATCTTCTCAGGCTTTGCAATGGTATTGACCCTGATGATCATCACTCGCAAGGTGTTTAAACTGGAAGACTATATCA includes:
- a CDS encoding TAT-variant-translocated molybdopterin oxidoreductase; translation: MQDRIKYWKGIEELENTPEFEKNAHNEFPEFLPVNEADGGDANGKTRRRDFLKLLGFSMAAVSLASCETPVRKAIPYLNKPVDVEPGVANWYASTYFLNGDYNSILVKTREGRPIKIEPNPTSSLTPLGTSPRAQGSLLGLYDNNRLRYPLIKGKEATWEEVDKQMSARLANVRGKVAFVSSTIISPTTKKLIDEFGARFANFEHVTYDAHSASGLLQANGGVIPGYDFSQANVIVGINADFLGTWLAPVPFAKQYIKTRKVDADNPTMSRHYQFETMYSLTGANADYRQPIKPSEEAALITALYNAITGQGSAAAFDSKVLASAVKELQANRGKALVVCGSNDPAIQAMVSAVNKALGAEGTTIDTASPFYVKQGNDANMIRLVNEMNAGTVGAVFFYGANPVYSYPQQEKIISGLKKVELRVSFADRVEETAEFAEFVTPDNHFLESWNDFEPRKGFLSLAQPAISPIFTTRQMQDSLLAWSGNNTNFYEYLRNNWRSATPSSAKDFNTFWEKVVHDGVLENGTSMLTVNTTAAPGVPGAVKVIKSSAIEAVLYEKVSIGTGELTGNPWLQELPDPISKATWGNYVAMPRKMAEEMQVVQGDVLKVTMPNGQTIELPALMQPGQANGTVSIAMGYGRNVESMPVANGLGANAYPVATIVDNVVLYTGPVTLEKTGATSPIAQTQTHHTIMDRLVVQSSTLAKYKENPKEVTEYIRIATHEGPVKPAVISLWDDYEYKNHHWGMVIDLNSCIGCGACTMSCNVENNIPVVGKAEVLNRREMHWMRIDRYYSAVEHEEKDFAAMEDPAENPSTIFQPMLCQHCNHAPCETVCPVAATMHSSEGINQMVYNRCVGTRYCANNCPYKVRRFNWFSYANNDKFGFNEPMNSDLGKMVLNPDVTVRGRGVMEKCSFCVQRVQLGKLEAKRENRRPKDGEIVTACAQSCPTEAIVFGDMKDPESRVSKILARQNGERAFHVLEELNTQPNVTYLTKIRNLA
- the nrfD gene encoding NrfD/PsrC family molybdoenzyme membrane anchor subunit — translated: MQHVSPIREPLVTGGKTYHDITEDVCRQVEAKPNPRWAAAFAVSLVGLGIFFYSVYRTLWFGIGEWGLNKTVGWAWDITNFVWWVGIGHAGTLISAVLLLFRQKWRSSINRAAEAMTIFAVICAAMFPVLHMGRPWLAYWVLPLPNTFGSLWVNFNSPLLWDVFAISTYFSVSLVFWYIGLIPDFATIRDRATGPIARRAYALLSMNWTGSAKSWSRYETVSLILAGVATPLVLSVHTIVSMDFATSVIPGWHTTIFPPYFVAGAIFSGFAMVLTLMIITRKVFKLEDYITLEHVESMNKVIITTGSIVGVAYTTEFFIAWYSGVEYEQYAFINRAFGPYWWAYWSMMTCNVITPQLFWFRKIRRSLTATFIISIFVNIGMWFERFVIIVTSLHRDYLPSSWAMFSPTIIDIGIYVGTFGLFFTLFFLFVKFFPVVNMAEVKAILKSSSEVPHGHHTPANSMHGTHGTTTDTKSKTHHNE